A genome region from Geodermatophilus bullaregiensis includes the following:
- the lpdA gene encoding dihydrolipoyl dehydrogenase: MSAPTSPADLVILGGGSGGYAAALRAAELGMSVVLVEKDKVGGTCLHRGCIPTKALLHSGEIADQAREGEQFGVKTSLAGIDMDGVNAYKDGVVGRLYKGLQGLIKSRKITYVEGEGRLVSPTAVAVDGQTYEGRHVLLATGSYSRSLPGIELDGSRVIDSEQALRLDRVPTSAVVLGGGVIGCEFASAWKSFGVDVTIVEALPHLVPLEDESSSKLLERAFRRRKIAFELGSRVSGVSHTENGVKVSMENGKEFEAEIVLVAVGRGPVSQGLGYEEAGVAMDRGYVLVDEYCRTNVPTISAVGDLIPTLQLAHVGFGEGILVAERLAGLPVVPIDYAGVPRVTYSEPEVASVGLTEVQAREKYGDVETLVYDLGGNGRSQILKTQGAVKLIRQKDGPVVGVHMVGSRVGELIAEAQLIFNWEALPDEVAALIHPHPTQSEALGEAHLALAGKPLHAHS; this comes from the coding sequence GTGAGCGCACCCACCTCCCCCGCCGACCTGGTCATCCTCGGTGGTGGCTCGGGTGGCTACGCAGCCGCCCTGCGGGCCGCCGAGCTCGGGATGTCCGTCGTCCTGGTCGAGAAGGACAAGGTCGGCGGCACCTGCCTGCACCGCGGCTGCATCCCCACCAAGGCCCTGCTGCACAGCGGCGAGATCGCCGACCAGGCCCGCGAGGGCGAGCAGTTCGGCGTCAAGACCAGCCTGGCCGGCATCGACATGGACGGCGTCAACGCCTACAAGGACGGCGTCGTCGGCCGGCTCTACAAGGGCCTGCAGGGCCTGATCAAGAGCCGCAAGATCACCTACGTGGAGGGTGAGGGCCGGCTGGTCTCCCCCACCGCCGTCGCCGTGGACGGGCAGACCTACGAGGGCCGCCACGTCCTGCTGGCCACCGGCTCCTACTCGCGCAGCCTCCCCGGCATCGAGCTCGACGGCTCCCGCGTCATCGACAGCGAGCAGGCGCTCAGGCTGGACCGCGTCCCGACCTCCGCGGTCGTCCTCGGCGGCGGGGTCATCGGCTGCGAGTTCGCCAGCGCCTGGAAGTCCTTCGGCGTCGACGTGACGATCGTGGAGGCGCTGCCGCACCTGGTGCCGCTGGAGGACGAGAGCAGCTCCAAGCTGCTCGAGCGGGCCTTCCGCCGCCGCAAGATCGCCTTCGAGCTGGGCAGCCGGGTGTCCGGCGTCTCGCACACCGAGAACGGCGTCAAGGTCAGCATGGAGAACGGCAAGGAGTTCGAGGCCGAGATCGTGCTCGTCGCCGTCGGCCGCGGTCCGGTCAGCCAGGGGCTGGGCTACGAGGAGGCCGGCGTGGCGATGGACCGCGGCTACGTGCTGGTCGACGAGTACTGCCGGACCAACGTGCCGACCATCTCCGCCGTCGGCGACCTCATCCCCACCCTGCAGCTCGCCCACGTCGGCTTCGGTGAGGGCATCCTCGTCGCCGAGCGGCTGGCCGGCCTGCCGGTCGTGCCGATCGACTACGCCGGTGTCCCGCGGGTCACCTACTCCGAGCCCGAGGTCGCCTCCGTGGGCCTCACCGAGGTGCAGGCCCGGGAGAAGTACGGCGACGTCGAGACGCTGGTCTACGACCTCGGAGGCAACGGGCGCAGCCAGATCCTCAAGACCCAGGGCGCGGTCAAGCTGATCCGCCAGAAGGACGGCCCGGTCGTCGGCGTGCACATGGTCGGCAGCCGCGTCGGCGAGCTCATCGCCGAGGCCCAGCTGATCTTCAACTGGGAGGCCCTGCCCGACGAGGTCGCCGCCCTGATCCACCCGCACCCCACGCAGAGCGAGGCTCTCGGCGAGGCCCACCTGGCCCTCGCCGGCAAGCCGCTGCACGCGCACAGCTGA
- the sucB gene encoding 2-oxoglutarate dehydrogenase, E2 component, dihydrolipoamide succinyltransferase has translation MPTSVTMPALGESVTEGTVTRWLKQEGEQVEVDEPLLEVSTDKVDTEIPSPAAGVLSKILVSEDETVEVGAELAVIGGDGDGGAAAGPASADDATTPQTPVDQVEDAAPGPADEQQPEPATAAPAGDGGQGGGDQGGGQGGGEGTPVTMPALGESVTEGTVTRWLKAVGDEVTADEPLLEVSTDKVDTEIPAPVSGTLLSISVNEDETVEVGAELAVIGSGAAGGGAPAPAAPAPAAQETPQQQAPRQEESPVQAAPAPSAPPGAPPSVPAGADYGSGAAETVAEQQKTPPTQPSPAPAAAAASSPAPAAPAPAPADGSGTYVTPLVRRLAAEHGVDLNSVTGTGVGGRIRKQDVLAVAEQAAAPAEAPAAAPAPASAPAAAGRPATPSPAAQQDTSLRGRTEKMPRLRKVIAQRMVESLAVSAQLTTVVEVDVTRIAKLRDRAKRDFQTREGVKLSFLPFFAKAAVEALKAYPSVNSSVDMEAGTVTYHDAENLGIAVDTEQGLIVPVIHGAGDLNIAGLARKIADLAERTRGKKVAPDELGGGTFTLTNTGSRGALFDTPIINQPQVAILGTGSVVKRPVVVQDPDLGEVIAVRSMVYLALTYDHRIVDGADAARFLTTVRERLEAGQFEGDLGLA, from the coding sequence ATGCCGACCTCCGTCACCATGCCCGCCCTGGGCGAGAGCGTCACCGAGGGCACGGTCACCCGATGGCTCAAGCAGGAGGGTGAGCAGGTCGAGGTCGACGAGCCCCTCCTCGAGGTCTCGACCGACAAGGTCGACACCGAGATCCCCTCGCCGGCCGCCGGGGTGCTGAGCAAGATCCTCGTCTCGGAGGACGAGACGGTCGAGGTCGGCGCCGAGCTCGCCGTCATCGGTGGCGACGGCGACGGCGGTGCCGCCGCTGGTCCCGCGTCCGCCGACGACGCGACGACGCCGCAGACCCCGGTCGACCAGGTCGAGGACGCCGCCCCCGGGCCGGCGGACGAGCAGCAGCCGGAGCCGGCCACCGCGGCCCCGGCGGGCGACGGCGGCCAGGGCGGCGGCGACCAGGGCGGCGGTCAGGGCGGCGGCGAGGGGACGCCGGTCACCATGCCGGCGCTCGGCGAGAGCGTCACCGAGGGCACCGTCACTCGCTGGCTGAAGGCCGTCGGCGACGAGGTCACCGCCGACGAGCCGCTGCTCGAGGTGTCGACCGACAAGGTCGACACCGAGATCCCGGCGCCGGTGTCGGGCACCCTGCTGTCGATCTCGGTCAACGAGGACGAGACGGTCGAGGTCGGCGCCGAGCTCGCCGTCATCGGCAGCGGCGCCGCCGGCGGTGGCGCCCCCGCCCCGGCCGCTCCGGCTCCCGCCGCGCAGGAGACACCCCAGCAGCAGGCGCCCCGGCAGGAGGAGTCGCCCGTGCAGGCGGCACCGGCTCCCTCGGCACCTCCCGGCGCCCCGCCCTCGGTCCCCGCCGGTGCCGACTACGGCTCCGGTGCGGCCGAGACCGTCGCCGAGCAGCAGAAGACCCCGCCGACGCAGCCCTCCCCCGCGCCGGCCGCCGCAGCTGCGTCGTCCCCGGCCCCGGCTGCTCCGGCGCCCGCCCCGGCCGACGGTTCCGGCACCTACGTCACCCCGCTGGTGCGCCGCCTGGCCGCCGAGCACGGGGTCGACCTGAACTCGGTCACCGGCACCGGCGTCGGTGGGCGGATCCGCAAGCAGGACGTGCTGGCCGTCGCCGAACAGGCCGCTGCCCCGGCCGAGGCCCCGGCCGCCGCGCCGGCACCGGCGTCCGCACCGGCCGCCGCCGGCCGTCCGGCGACGCCGTCGCCGGCGGCGCAGCAGGACACCTCGCTGCGGGGCCGCACGGAGAAGATGCCGCGGCTGCGCAAGGTCATCGCCCAGCGGATGGTCGAGTCGCTGGCGGTCAGCGCCCAGCTGACCACGGTGGTCGAGGTCGACGTCACCCGTATCGCCAAGCTCCGCGACCGGGCCAAGCGGGACTTCCAGACCCGCGAGGGCGTCAAGCTCTCGTTCCTGCCGTTCTTCGCCAAGGCGGCGGTCGAGGCGCTCAAGGCCTACCCGTCGGTGAACTCGTCGGTGGACATGGAGGCCGGCACGGTCACCTACCACGACGCCGAGAACCTCGGCATCGCGGTGGACACCGAGCAGGGGCTGATCGTCCCGGTGATCCACGGCGCCGGGGACCTCAACATCGCCGGTCTGGCGCGCAAGATCGCCGACCTCGCGGAGCGGACCCGGGGCAAGAAGGTCGCCCCGGACGAGCTCGGTGGCGGCACCTTCACGCTGACCAACACCGGCAGCCGGGGCGCCCTGTTCGACACGCCGATCATCAACCAGCCGCAGGTGGCGATCCTCGGCACCGGCTCGGTGGTCAAGCGCCCGGTCGTCGTGCAGGACCCCGACCTCGGCGAGGTCATCGCGGTCCGGTCGATGGTCTACCTGGCCCTCACCTACGACCACCGGATCGTGGACGGCGCCGACGCGGCGCGCTTCCTCACCACGGTCAGGGAGCGGCTGGAGGCCGGTCAGTTCGAGGGCGATCTCGGCCTCGCCTGA
- a CDS encoding TIGR01777 family oxidoreductase, with protein sequence MKIAVTGASGLIGSALVPALRADGHEVVRLVRRTPRTADEHRWDPHHRQIGPAVLRDVDAVVNLAGTPIRPRPFTESYRQALLTSRLDSTATVSEALAAAVTEEPTRPRVLLSASAVGYYGDTGDRVADEQAPPGEDFLARVCVQWEEATRPAADAGVRVATLRTGLVIDRGAMLVRVLGTVFRAGLGGRMGTGRQFWPWVSLADEVGAIRFLLTADDVSGPVNITGPEPVRNAEFVRDLARAVHRPAVFPVPAVAIRLALGEFGRSSVLAGQRAVPARLQAAGYRFTHPDLPSALHAALGRR encoded by the coding sequence ATGAAGATCGCGGTCACTGGCGCCTCCGGCCTCATCGGCTCGGCGCTGGTCCCGGCCCTGCGCGCCGACGGCCACGAGGTGGTCCGGCTCGTCCGCCGCACTCCGCGGACCGCCGACGAGCACCGCTGGGACCCCCACCACCGGCAGATCGGCCCGGCGGTGCTCCGTGACGTCGACGCCGTGGTCAACCTCGCCGGCACGCCGATCCGGCCGCGTCCCTTCACCGAGAGCTACCGGCAGGCCCTGTTGACCAGCCGCCTGGACAGCACCGCGACCGTCAGCGAGGCGCTGGCCGCCGCGGTCACCGAGGAGCCCACCCGGCCACGGGTGCTGCTGTCGGCCTCGGCGGTCGGCTACTACGGCGACACGGGTGACCGGGTCGCCGACGAGCAGGCTCCCCCGGGAGAGGACTTCCTCGCCCGCGTCTGCGTGCAGTGGGAGGAGGCCACCCGCCCCGCGGCCGACGCCGGCGTGCGCGTGGCCACCCTGCGCACCGGGCTGGTCATCGACCGGGGCGCGATGCTGGTGAGGGTGCTCGGCACGGTGTTCCGCGCCGGTCTGGGAGGCCGGATGGGCACCGGCCGGCAGTTCTGGCCGTGGGTGAGCCTGGCCGACGAGGTCGGCGCCATCCGCTTCCTGCTCACCGCCGACGACGTCTCCGGTCCGGTCAACATCACCGGCCCCGAGCCGGTGCGCAACGCCGAGTTCGTCCGGGACCTCGCCCGGGCCGTGCACCGGCCGGCGGTGTTCCCAGTGCCCGCCGTGGCCATCCGGCTCGCGCTGGGCGAGTTCGGGCGGTCCAGCGTCCTCGCCGGTCAGCGCGCCGTCCCGGCCCGGCTGCAGGCCGCCGGCTACCGGTTTACGCACCCCGACCTCCCCTCGGCGCTGCACGCGGCGCTCGGCCGGCGCTGA
- a CDS encoding serine/threonine-protein kinase translates to MSAADRPGDPVPPVVPGYRLDRLLGRGGSGEVWRARPRAGGTAVAVKVLVAGDTERQAREAALLGALDHPHLVRLHEVVHQPRRGGPARVALVLDLLEGGSLAALLTRRGRLRPGEVVTALAPVAAALACAHDRGVVHGDLSPGNVVFTAEGRPVLTDLGVARVLGEDAAGEVTPAYVDPAVARGAAPGPASDVFGVAAAAFHALTGVPPWNAAGPADTLAVAAEGELPDLVELAPDAPPELLEVVARGLSPDPHDRGSAAALALDLRHACRPEPVRLPVAGVPDADLARTGRGPRTELTHQVPGRHRRPEPREVRPARRTPAARLSGALSSGALSSGAPSSGSLVRRGAAAVGLVALVVGAVWIGLVWSRSGPAAQTAGADAPLGSAASSPAAAPGASSTGPAPPPDAAPSTAPDSPASASPDPGTPTPARPPAPPAPATEPAPPAPATEPALPTPATETAPAAGTDWTAVLTGLYDRRAQALTTGSPAALDEVYAAGSPLLEADLAYLAGLAASGEVLRGFRPAVVEVSLTAGPTADGRATVRLVDEWPAYEVVAATEPDGPARRTEAGRGEVAVAVQLVDTATGWRIESAGRLT, encoded by the coding sequence GTGTCCGCCGCCGACCGCCCGGGCGACCCGGTGCCGCCGGTCGTCCCCGGCTACCGGCTCGACCGGCTGCTCGGCCGCGGTGGGTCCGGGGAGGTGTGGCGGGCGCGCCCGCGCGCCGGTGGAACGGCCGTGGCGGTCAAGGTCCTCGTCGCCGGCGACACCGAGCGGCAGGCCCGGGAGGCGGCGCTGCTCGGCGCGCTCGACCACCCGCACCTCGTCCGGCTGCACGAGGTCGTCCACCAACCGCGCCGGGGCGGCCCCGCCCGGGTGGCCCTGGTCCTCGACCTGCTGGAGGGCGGGAGCCTGGCCGCGTTGCTGACCCGGCGCGGCCGGCTGCGGCCCGGGGAGGTGGTCACGGCCCTGGCGCCGGTGGCGGCCGCACTGGCCTGCGCCCACGATCGGGGCGTCGTGCACGGCGACCTCTCGCCGGGGAACGTCGTCTTCACCGCCGAGGGGCGGCCGGTGCTCACCGACCTCGGGGTGGCGCGGGTCCTCGGTGAGGACGCCGCCGGTGAGGTGACCCCGGCCTACGTCGACCCCGCGGTCGCCCGCGGAGCGGCGCCCGGTCCGGCGTCGGACGTCTTCGGCGTCGCCGCCGCGGCGTTCCACGCCCTCACCGGGGTGCCGCCCTGGAACGCGGCCGGGCCCGCCGACACGCTCGCCGTCGCCGCCGAGGGGGAGCTGCCCGACCTGGTGGAGCTGGCCCCTGACGCCCCGCCCGAGCTGCTCGAGGTGGTCGCGCGCGGGCTATCGCCGGACCCGCACGACCGGGGCTCGGCGGCGGCGCTCGCCCTCGACCTGCGGCACGCCTGCCGTCCCGAGCCGGTGCGGTTGCCCGTGGCCGGCGTGCCCGACGCCGACCTCGCCCGCACCGGCCGCGGCCCGCGCACCGAGCTCACCCACCAGGTGCCCGGGCGGCACCGGCGACCGGAGCCGCGGGAGGTCCGGCCGGCGCGGCGGACGCCCGCGGCGCGGCTGTCGGGTGCGCTGTCGTCCGGTGCTCTGTCGTCCGGTGCCCCGTCGTCCGGGTCGCTCGTGCGGCGCGGCGCGGCGGCGGTCGGCCTGGTCGCCCTCGTCGTCGGCGCCGTCTGGATCGGCCTGGTGTGGAGCCGGTCGGGTCCGGCAGCGCAGACGGCGGGAGCCGACGCGCCGCTGGGGTCGGCGGCCTCGTCCCCGGCCGCCGCGCCGGGTGCGTCGTCGACCGGGCCGGCTCCGCCACCGGACGCTGCGCCGTCGACGGCGCCGGACTCGCCGGCGTCCGCGTCCCCCGACCCCGGGACACCGACGCCCGCCCGGCCACCGGCTCCGCCAGCGCCCGCCACCGAGCCGGCTCCGCCGGCGCCCGCCACCGAGCCGGCTCTGCCAACGCCCGCCACCGAGACCGCCCCCGCGGCCGGCACCGACTGGACGGCGGTCCTCACCGGCCTCTACGACCGCCGGGCCCAGGCCCTCACCACCGGCTCGCCGGCGGCGCTGGATGAGGTCTACGCCGCCGGCAGCCCGCTCCTGGAGGCCGACCTGGCCTACCTGGCGGGGCTGGCGGCCTCGGGCGAGGTGCTGCGCGGCTTCCGTCCCGCCGTGGTCGAGGTCAGCCTCACCGCGGGTCCCACCGCCGACGGCCGGGCCACGGTGCGGCTGGTCGACGAGTGGCCGGCCTACGAGGTCGTCGCCGCGACGGAGCCCGACGGTCCGGCCCGCCGCACCGAGGCCGGCCGCGGGGAGGTCGCCGTCGCCGTGCAGCTGGTCGACACGGCGACGGGCTGGCGGATCGAGTCGGCGGGGCGGCTGACGTGA
- a CDS encoding NAD(P)/FAD-dependent oxidoreductase, whose translation MPLPARAEVVVVGAGLAGLSVATRLAAAGCDVHVLEAAGHAGGRLATDRVDGFVVDRGFQVFNTGYPRAADLDLDTLDLGYFVPGAVVRVGGRAHRVADPRRRPTALPDTLRAPVGSLPRKVAIAAFSARAGYWPVARLLSAPETTAAEHLARAGVGTTARERFFGPFLAGVLLEDRLETSSRYLDLLWRSFARGATGLPARGIQAVGAQLAARTGAERLHHGVRVTGVSGTSVTSDAGEVRADAVVVATDPDTAAALLPAVRTSAPRQVTTHYHVLPASPWPEPLIVLGAPGGRLVNSVVLTDAQPAYSPDGRALVASSSLAPTREADVREEVARLHDVAATDLGHLTTVTVTGAQPAALPPLQLRRPVDLGGGLYVCGDHRDTPSIQGAMASGRRTAAAVLRALRPTTAGAA comes from the coding sequence ATGCCGCTGCCCGCCCGTGCCGAGGTCGTCGTCGTGGGCGCGGGTCTGGCCGGCTTGTCCGTGGCCACCCGGCTGGCCGCCGCCGGGTGCGACGTCCACGTCCTGGAGGCCGCCGGGCACGCGGGGGGTCGGCTGGCCACCGACCGGGTCGACGGGTTCGTGGTCGACCGCGGCTTCCAGGTGTTCAACACCGGCTACCCGCGCGCGGCCGACCTCGACCTCGACACCCTCGACCTCGGGTACTTCGTGCCCGGCGCGGTCGTGCGGGTCGGGGGCCGGGCGCACCGGGTGGCCGACCCGCGCCGCCGGCCCACGGCGCTGCCGGACACGCTGCGCGCCCCGGTCGGGTCCCTGCCGCGCAAGGTGGCCATCGCGGCCTTCTCCGCGCGGGCGGGGTACTGGCCGGTGGCGCGGCTGCTGTCCGCCCCGGAGACGACCGCGGCCGAGCACCTGGCCCGGGCCGGGGTCGGGACGACGGCACGGGAGCGGTTCTTCGGGCCGTTCCTCGCCGGCGTGCTGCTGGAGGACCGGCTGGAGACGTCGAGCCGCTACCTCGACCTGCTGTGGCGCAGCTTCGCCCGGGGTGCGACGGGGCTGCCTGCCCGCGGGATCCAGGCCGTGGGCGCGCAGCTGGCCGCCCGCACCGGCGCGGAGCGGCTGCACCACGGCGTCCGCGTCACCGGGGTCTCCGGGACGTCGGTCACCAGCGACGCCGGGGAGGTCCGCGCCGACGCCGTCGTGGTGGCCACCGACCCCGACACCGCGGCCGCGCTCCTGCCCGCCGTCCGGACGAGCGCCCCCCGGCAGGTGACGACGCACTACCACGTGCTGCCGGCCTCCCCCTGGCCCGAGCCGCTCATCGTCCTGGGCGCTCCCGGCGGGCGGCTGGTCAACAGCGTGGTGCTCACCGACGCCCAGCCCGCCTACTCCCCCGACGGCCGCGCCCTGGTGGCCAGCAGCTCGCTGGCGCCGACCCGCGAGGCCGACGTGCGGGAGGAGGTCGCGCGGCTGCACGACGTCGCCGCGACCGACCTCGGGCACCTGACCACCGTCACGGTCACCGGCGCCCAGCCGGCCGCGCTGCCGCCGCTGCAGCTGCGCCGCCCGGTCGACCTCGGCGGCGGCCTGTACGTGTGCGGCGACCACCGCGACACCCCCTCGATCCAGGGCGCCATGGCCAGCGGCCGGCGCACCGCCGCCGCGGTCCTGCGCGCCCTGCGGCCGACGACAGCCGGAGCCGCCTGA
- a CDS encoding peptidase E, giving the protein MPATAPTVLATSIGFDSRGRGPYDWAPGPVFDLAVDLAGAPGQPRLCYLGTATGDDPVRVAGVYGAFAGSAVRVSHLSLFPMPTVPDVRAHLLAQDVVWVGGGSVANLLAVWRMHGLDEVLAECWRAGVVLGGVSAGSLCWHVGGTTDSYGPDLRPVTNGLGLIPTSNGVHHDSEEQRRPLYHRLVADGTLPAGHATDDGVGLVYRGTALVEAVADRPGKAAYRVERGPDGTAVETRLEPRRLR; this is encoded by the coding sequence ATGCCCGCCACCGCGCCCACCGTCCTGGCCACCAGCATCGGCTTCGACTCCCGCGGCCGGGGCCCCTACGACTGGGCGCCGGGCCCGGTGTTCGACCTGGCCGTCGACCTCGCCGGCGCCCCCGGGCAGCCGCGGCTGTGCTACCTGGGCACCGCGACCGGCGACGACCCGGTCCGGGTGGCCGGCGTCTACGGCGCCTTCGCCGGCAGCGCCGTGCGGGTCAGTCACCTGAGCCTGTTCCCCATGCCGACCGTGCCCGACGTGCGGGCCCACCTCCTGGCCCAGGACGTCGTCTGGGTCGGCGGCGGCAGCGTGGCCAACCTGCTGGCGGTCTGGCGTATGCACGGGCTCGACGAGGTGCTGGCCGAGTGCTGGCGGGCCGGCGTGGTGCTGGGCGGGGTGTCGGCCGGGTCGCTGTGCTGGCACGTCGGCGGCACCACCGACTCCTACGGCCCCGACCTGCGGCCGGTCACGAACGGCCTGGGGCTGATCCCCACCTCCAACGGCGTGCACCACGACTCCGAGGAGCAGCGCCGCCCGCTGTACCACCGGCTGGTCGCCGACGGGACGCTGCCGGCCGGGCACGCCACCGACGACGGCGTCGGGCTGGTGTACCGCGGCACCGCCCTGGTCGAGGCGGTCGCCGACCGGCCCGGCAAGGCCGCCTACCGGGTGGAGCGCGGGCCCGACGGCACCGCGGTCGAGACCCGGCTCGAGCCCCGCCGCCTGCGCTAG
- the lipB gene encoding lipoyl(octanoyl) transferase LipB, translating into MSELRVVRAGTVPYEEAWARQREIHAARVAGEGPDTLLLLEHPSVYTAGRRTEPHERPLDGTPVVDVDRGGKITWHGPGQLVGYPIVALPDPVDVVAHVRRLEDALMEVCAGLGVQTQRVDGRSGVWLPADAPGPQSRFRPERKIAAIGVRVARGVTMHGFALNCDPDLAAFGTIVPCGIVDAGVTSLSAELGRDVPVAEVVDAVEAAVRRVLTLAPVA; encoded by the coding sequence GTGAGCGAACTGCGCGTCGTCCGGGCCGGCACCGTCCCCTACGAGGAGGCGTGGGCGCGCCAGCGCGAGATCCACGCCGCCCGGGTGGCCGGGGAGGGCCCCGACACCCTGCTGCTGCTGGAGCACCCGTCGGTCTACACCGCCGGCCGGCGCACCGAGCCGCACGAGCGCCCGCTCGACGGCACCCCGGTCGTCGACGTCGACCGGGGCGGCAAGATCACCTGGCACGGTCCCGGCCAGCTGGTCGGCTACCCGATCGTCGCGCTGCCCGATCCGGTCGACGTCGTCGCGCACGTCCGCCGGCTCGAGGACGCGCTCATGGAGGTCTGTGCCGGCCTCGGCGTGCAGACCCAGCGGGTCGACGGCCGCAGCGGCGTGTGGCTCCCCGCCGACGCGCCCGGGCCGCAGAGCCGGTTCCGTCCCGAGCGCAAGATCGCCGCGATCGGCGTCCGGGTCGCGCGCGGCGTCACCATGCACGGCTTCGCGCTCAACTGCGACCCCGACCTGGCGGCGTTCGGCACCATCGTCCCGTGCGGCATCGTCGACGCGGGCGTGACCTCGCTGTCGGCGGAGCTGGGCCGCGACGTCCCCGTCGCCGAGGTCGTCGACGCGGTGGAGGCGGCGGTGCGCCGGGTCCTGACCCTCGCGCCGGTCGCCTGA
- a CDS encoding PPOX class F420-dependent oxidoreductase, with protein sequence MPELPHSTYVSLTTFRRTGEPVPTPVWAAPDGDDLVVWTRADSGKVRRLRHTARVTVAPCDIRGRVHGPAVEATAGLVDRAEWPRALAALRRAYGLRFRLGYVTSRLWTRLTRPGAERHELIRIRPA encoded by the coding sequence ATGCCCGAGCTGCCGCACAGCACCTACGTCAGCCTGACCACCTTCCGCCGCACCGGCGAGCCGGTCCCCACGCCGGTGTGGGCCGCGCCCGACGGCGACGACCTGGTCGTCTGGACCCGCGCCGACTCCGGCAAGGTCAGGCGGCTGCGGCACACCGCCCGGGTGACGGTGGCGCCGTGCGACATCCGTGGCCGGGTGCACGGCCCCGCGGTCGAGGCGACCGCCGGTCTCGTCGACCGCGCCGAGTGGCCCCGGGCCCTCGCGGCGCTGCGCCGCGCCTACGGCCTGCGCTTCCGGCTCGGCTACGTGACCTCCCGGCTGTGGACCCGCCTGACCAGGCCGGGCGCCGAGCGGCACGAGCTCATCCGCATCCGCCCCGCCTGA